A region of the bacterium genome:
GAAACCCCGCTCGGGGTCTGAAAGCTGCTCCGTGGACATCCCGAGATCGAAGAGAACCCCGGCGAATCCGCCGGGCAGTCGGTGCAGGCCGCTGAAGGGGAGGAGCTCGAGGTCGAGCCGGTTTTCGAAGCGGGGGAGGAGCTCGTTTTTCACCCGGGCCAGGGCGTCGGGGTCACGGTCGCATCCCAGGACGGTCGCCCCGGGTTTGAATTCCAGAATCGCCCCGGCGTGCCCCCCTCGGCCGAGCGTGGCGTCGAGGTAGCGTCCCTTTGAATCGGTGGCCAGGAGCGCGAGCACCTCGGCCACCATCACCGGGGTGTGGCGTTGGGGTTTTATCTCGGGGCTGATGGTTGTTGACGACACCGGTCCCTAAAACTCCAAATCGGCCAGTTTCTCCGCGGCCTCCTCGTAGTCGGCGCTGGCGGTGTAATCCTGCCAACTCTGCTTGTCCCAAATTTCGATCCGTCGGCCAACGCCGATGACTACGGCCTCGCGTTCCAGGGTCGCCCACTGGCGGAGGTGCGCCGGGATGTTCACCCGGCCCTGCCGGTCCAGGGTGACCTCGACCGCGCCGGCGAAGAGGATGCGGGCGAAGCGGCGCGCGGCCGAACGGTTCGCGGCCAGAGCCTGTATCCGAGCCGAAACCTCGCCCCACTCGCTCTGGGGGTAGAGGAAAAGGCAGTGGTCGAGCCCCTGGGCCAGGACCCATTTGTCTTCGGCTTCAGTTGCCTCCTCCTCGCCGCCGGAGCGCAGCTTGGCCGGAATCGCCAGGCGGCCCTTTTCGTCCAGGTTGTAGGAG
Encoded here:
- the mraZ gene encoding division/cell wall cluster transcriptional repressor MraZ, translating into MYLGRYSYNLDEKGRLAIPAKLRSGGEEEATEAEDKWVLAQGLDHCLFLYPQSEWGEVSARIQALAANRSAARRFARILFAGAVEVTLDRQGRVNIPAHLRQWATLEREAVVIGVGRRIEIWDKQSWQDYTASADYEEAAEKLADLEF